The Drosophila simulans strain w501 chromosome 3R, Prin_Dsim_3.1, whole genome shotgun sequence genome contains the following window.
ATCGGAAAACCCACGAAATATTTCGGTGGCTTATCAGAAgtgacaaatatttgaaattcgGGTGAGAGACAACAGAAACTATAGCCTATGGATATTGAAATGACAGTTTTCATTGAAAGGCATTCCTGTTGAGTTGGGAAAATCGAGCTGCTGCATGTCAAATGGACTGTGGGaaataaaactcatttaaaCCTTTTGATATCACACCATTATCACAGACTGTATCTTTCAATCTTAGTTTAGTGAAATAGGATAGGAATCAATATAATATCACTATGGGATGGAATATCTGAGAGCAACATTCTGTTCCTAATCCTCTCGTCTCGAGGATATATCTGTAAAGTCCAAATGAGTTGGGATCATACTACGCTTCAAAAAAAGGAGTATTGATTAGCTTGTTCTATGCCATACTGATCACACAATGCAGATAGGAGTATCGGCTCGTATAGGCCACTTCAACTGTACTGCTATCCCGATTTCCGATTTGTTTGGCTTATCTAAACAAAAATGCTATTAGAGGCGATTAATAGGCGCTGTCCATCATCTTATAGCCACGATTGCCATTTGATTACGATAAGCCCGTCCGTTCCCGACACTCGTTCCACCTGGACAAGGGGCAAATGCGGAGGGCGGGGGTTTGGTGTTGGCGACAAGTACCTGATATGATTTTATTCCTTCAATCGGACACGCacattataaaataataacaaatccAATTTTCAGCGATTAAATGCCGCTGGGAAGATGATAAGATTGCTCTGCGGCCTTATCACTCCGGGTACGCcacttaataaaaataaacgttAATAAGTCTATTTGTAACGATTTAAATTATGGCATCTGCAATCGCacgttatttatttaatggcattCGGCCATTTCCAATGGTTGTTGGTCAGATCCCGAAATATCAGCTTGGTTCATCGATGGAGCACACTCCAAATATGCGCCAAGTGCGAATTTCCGTTACcttaactaaaaaaaagagcCCTCCTTCCTTATCACATaggtgtatgtatgtacataggtgCAGATAGGTTCGCAATCGGATTGCCGGTCGGGTGCCAATTGATTTCGCCCAATTGCCCTGGAATCTCGGCGTACAGTCGATCCATTTCGCAATGGCCACCAAGTCGTCACCCAGTTACAAGTGGGCGTTGACATATTCCCCGATACTGATACAACACCCATACACTTGTACCACTCGCAATTGTTGTGTCCGATTACTTTGATAAGAGCGGGTGGGCGGAGATAGGGAATACCAGGCCACTGGAGCCACCAATCACAATCCAATGATTGCGCCACTTTATATCGGGCAGATGGTTCCAAATCGTTATTCAAAGAAATCGATTGTCCTCGACTTTTTCATGGAGGCTTTTGATAAACAACGCTGGTTCGACAAATGAATTTGATAAATTCATTCTTTATATCGAAATTATTGTATTAACAAtccaatattaatattaaatattagtcATGAGAAATGGGATACCCTTGATCACAAAGTGAATAAGTTTAGGacttgtttaaaataagtaagtttTGTACCCCCTCCATCAATTGCAATCTAAGTCAACCTGTCCTCATTTATTACCCGTAGGATTCCCCAATCCTGCCTCCGCTGCAGCCGCCCTCTACTGCAATGCCTATCCGGCGGCCAGCTTCTACATGTCCAACTTCGGCGTGAAGCGAAAAGGCGGCCAGATCAGATTCACCTCCCAGCAGACCAAAAATCTCGAGGCTCGCTTCGCCAGCTCCAAGTACCTGTCGCCGGAGGAACGGCGTCATCTGGCCCTCCAACTCAAGCTGACCGACCGCCAGGTGAAGACCTGGTTTCAGAACCGGCGGGCCAAGTGGCGACGGGCCAATCTCAGCAAGCGCAGTGCATCCGCCCAAGGACCCATAGCAGGTGCTGCCGTGGGATCACCCTCCAGCGCTTCGAGCGGGAATGTTCCCGTCTTGAATTTGggcagcgggagcaggagtGGCCAGCAGAGCGACGAGGAGGATCGGATGTATCTGTCCGAGGACgatgaggacgacgacgaagaCGAAGGCGAGGCGGAGGAGACGCCCAAGTGAAGCTAAAGGATGGCCCAATGACTCATAAGTTAGTTCAGCTTGTAGTTaggataaataaatttatttcattagaaTTATAGTTATGCGAGTTAGTAAGTACTAGATGGGTGGTCTCCTAGTGAAACTGGTAGCTGTCCAGGCAGGCGCAGTTGGGCAGGGTGCATCTTGGCGCCAGGTTCGATAGGTGGCCCATGGTCACCGGAAAGGAGAGCGGCACAAACCACTTGGGGTACGCACAAAtggccgctgccgccgccgcggATGCACTGCCTCCAAAGACCGGCGGCTTCAGCTCCACCACCGATTTGCTCTGGTACTGAAAGGTAAGATTTTTTAtgcacttaaataaatattccattAGGTACTTCCTACTTTCATGGACCAGGCCAATCGTGACTGGATTGAATTCTGGAAGCGGAAATACAGACCGTTGAACTTTGCTcgaaagcatttaaaaaaaaaaacacaaataagcCTTTAAACATTACAAAAAAGTAGTGtatgttattatttatattataggACACCCCCATAGttcaaaaacaattattttgaaaccgaaaaaaacGTCTTTAGCAGTATAGTGATTTGGACTGTTCCTGTTGCTGCATTAGAAATATTAACTTACAAGGACAGATCGATTgatctacatatataaatttacataaaaaataattaacaagCTTGGATGAAGGCGGAATTACTAGAATATGCATGCTTATTCCCAACTCTCTAGCTTTAAT
Protein-coding sequences here:
- the LOC6727243 gene encoding hematopoietically-expressed homeobox protein Hhex encodes the protein MDIATKSSKAAFSIENILEQKSSSHRSQSRRGSSQSPVAGTAGIGSPPALAMPKASLATGSSSSPSSATNIFDLSREAAAAQYAMKSMDSGAVLAPTSLRFNPIYPDPASLFYQQVLQLQKNPSLFMPHFQAAAVAAAAAVQPTAYCDQYSPFSMDCEGFPNPASAAAALYCNAYPAASFYMSNFGVKRKGGQIRFTSQQTKNLEARFASSKYLSPEERRHLALQLKLTDRQVKTWFQNRRAKWRRANLSKRSASAQGPIAGAAVGSPSSASSGNVPVLNLGSGSRSGQQSDEEDRMYLSEDDEDDDEDEGEAEETPK